The Vidua chalybeata isolate OUT-0048 unplaced genomic scaffold, bVidCha1 merged haplotype W_reject_19, whole genome shotgun sequence genome includes the window TCTGTTGCTCTCTCTTTCAGCCCTTGAAGGCACGGCAAATGACATCAGCGTCGCCGTTGGAAGCCTGGCAATTCAAACGTTGTACATCCTCCAGGCAGTAGAGAGAGCTGGATATTCCCTCTTGGACAGCCTGCATGATCAGCTCCGCAGGGCATGGAGGACACGGCCTCGTCTCTTGGGGCTCGGCTGGCTgcgctgctggagctgtgcagagtgcTGATCCCAGAGGCTCTGTCTGCTGGGGCCACCTGAGCCAGCAGGAGTGTTTCATTTCTTCAAGATTGTTCTTTCgttgttttggcttttctttagGATATAAATATAGGATGTGTTGTAATAGACTCCCAGgatctttcttttgctgcccaggctctgcagggcataggggaagagggagcaaaGGGTGCCTGGGCTCAGCAAGCTGCCCAGGCACGTGCAGGCTTGCAGGGAAAATGGCCAGAAGCCCCTTGGCCTTTGGTGGTTCTGCTGAAGCCTTTGTGCTGCCAACAGAGCCGGTGGGCAGGGGCCGGAGTTCCAGGGATCCCTGTGAGACCGGTGCCTGGAGATGGCCACaagccctgtcccaggcaggaacCGCCATCTGTGTCCTCCTGCCCGTGTGTTGCTGGCTGCATTGCTGAGGGCTCCGAGGTGCCTCTGGATGGGGCTCCTCGGGAGCTCCTGTGGGGCTGCGGCGCTGCTGCCGGGCAGGTTGGCCGGGCTGAGGGAGACCCTGAGGGGATGGGGCCACCAAGAGATGAGGGGCTGCGAAAGCCCTGACAGGACAAGGCAGTGGGAAGGCACGGGGGGGATGTGGGAGGCAGTGGGTAACGTTGTCTCAAGGAGGAAAGTGGGTTGGAGCCAAAGAGACCACTCAGCCCAATGTTCATGGGGCAAACAGAGAGGGTTTGTGCTCAAGCCCTTCCTTCTAAAGGGCCTTTGAAAAAGCCAGTCTGGATAATTTCACTGGTCTGATCTCTGCGCCCCTTCAGATTCTGGCCTGtgaaatgcctgcagccttgggagagaTGTGATGGGCGAGGCCCCTGTCAGTCAAAGCAGGGGCTGGTCCATTCAGCCAGTACAAGGCAGCCTGCACTGTGACACACGGCAAcagagtgccaggcacagctgcggGTGCTCCCCatgaacctcagctctgggaccACTGTCTGCCCCAAgcttcagggctgcagtgggagctgggctctgccctggggccatcctgcagggacagctgcaaacagggagcattcccttgccaccaagagccaagccagggctgcagggcagctgctccagcccggaCGGCACTGTTGGGTGCTgcgctctggggctggggctccccgcACAGGGGACTGGACTGGtgtgccagaggagacagagaagctgcagcttcagcctaaCTGAGGTGGgtgcatgggctgggaagagtgggGAGGCCCAAGGGGATTCACAGAGCTCATCCTGctgaaaggacaaggaaaagggagtgggagctcagcagtgaggagagctgagggctggagagcagctctgaatgcCACTAAAATCCAACCAGACCTCTGAgacattgctgctcctcagccagtgacaggatgagtcCCTAAGCTGGGGGCTCAGCCTTCCTCGTGGTGAGGCGCATCAAGGAAGGCAACAGTGTGATGGAGACTGCCACGGGCTGGGAactcactgggggaaaagagggagcagtTGGGAAGTAAAATGCAGGTGGGGGAGAGAACTGTTCAGAGAAGGCCTGAGCTACAGCTTGAGCAAGCTGCAAAATgtcatttggggtcatcccagattgatttcatttcagaagctaTTGAATAAGTTTAATTTTTGGGTGGTGGCATGTTTTCCCTTGGAGGTGTGCACTCTGCAAACTTGAGCTTTGTTGCTGAAATGCTCAAgcaagtctgtgctgcaggtcacacCATTTCTACTTGGGCTGATTCTGTCCCGGtgctgagccagcagagccctggcagagcccagagcagcctcagcatcCGCAGAGCCcggctgcaaggagagaaacCAGAAAGTGCCCCTCAGCTAAggctcctgtccccttgtcccagccGCCCGCagtgcccaggccatgctggccgtgcccagagtggtgcccagagctgcccatcactgctgcctttggcagcagagcaggagggcaggacatgtgcccagcctgcagccagccacggcacatccagccctcagcagctgcccagagcaggatgctcctgtgctCGCTGCCATCTCCCCAAAGCTCTGATCCCACCATGCCAAGCAGACGGGACCCACCTGACGCCATCCACcgctggaagaaaagctggtcCCAAACGatgtcctcagccttctccaagggCACGGCCCATCCACGCCgcagctgctcccaagcacTTCCCCATCCAGACTGGACCCCACATAGAACGCTTCCTctagaaaaacacacaacaaatgATTGAAAATAGATTacagacaaaaaggggaaacaagaaaaaaggtcaaaaatcaTATCTCTGTCTGGGGCTTGAGGAAGGCCCAAGCCCTGCATGCCAGGGAAAACCTCGCCCAGGGGTGAGGGAAGCCCaggctttctcccttccccctgcactgccccccAAAATAAGAGTGATCCCAAAGCAAAcaagggcaggggagcagcccaagcccttccttgcctgcaaatcaaagcagcccctgcacaggtTCTGGagtcccacctctgctcccaccatgggggttggtttgtgtcgggctggctgccccagccccagccccagcccggggcacggtgggtgctgggggctgttggcagggccaggagcccacTCCCATTTCGTACCCACCCCAGCCCATGCCCCGAGCCCTGccaaaagcagctgggcagccgACTGAAGGATCAGCTGCATCTGCCCCAGCAAAGGGGGAACCTTCTGTTCCCGGCCAGGCTGTGCAATGCCCAAATCTGGGAGCATCCCCTGCGTGTGGACTCATCTGCaaattccctgtggagcctggctttggagaagGTGCCAGAATCAAAGTGACGTCATCTTCAGCCTGCCGGTGACCAGGTGGAGCAAGAGGTTGTCATCCTTGATGTCGTCCTcgctgtctccagcagcagcagccccacctgctacagcttctccaggggctccttctccttccctggggctgagACCAGGCTGTCAGGGTTCTGCCCAGGGCCCCAGCTGTCAGGGAACCAAGGACaagcaaaaccagctcagaTGGCGGccaccagtgctgggcagagcagctcagctccagcacagggctgcatGTTCCCATCTGATGAGCCCTGGGCAGTgacacaggcagcacaaaaaAGTCTGGGTTCCTTTGCTTCTGATTGCCAATGCGTGTGTGGAGCTGTAACTTACCAGGGCCCTGCATCAGAGTGTGCCTGTGGCTCTTTCCCTTCTTCTAGGGCAGATGAACGTCCTGCATCCAGGGATGACACAACAGCTCTTCTAACGAGGGCCTTTCCATGTCCAGCATGGATAAACACCTCCTGATCAGATCTTGGCACTCTGGGCAGAGAAACCAGAACCCACCGGTCAGTTGGAGAAGGCTCCTGTTGGCTTTGCCCCACTATTCCCGTGCCCACGCCATGCTGgatgtgctcagagctgggcctAAACTTTCCCATCAATTCCCTGTtttggaggagagcaggagagcaggacatgtgccccctcctcagcagctgccagagcggGATGCTcacgagctgctgctgtctcccagcactggtatTGCCCCTGTGGCCACAGATGAGGATCCACCTGGAGAGAGCCGTTGTGGCAGCGAGAGCTGATGGTCCCAGCTGATGTTCTGGCACCCCCTGAAAGGATGCTCCCCGCAGACCATCTGGTGCAGCACGATGCCCAGGGACCAGACAGTAGCTGGCTTGCCGTAGTACCAGCCAAAATGCATCCATTCCGGGGGCTGTATGACCGTGTTCCTATGGAATAGAGATGGGCTTCagcagggggatgctgctgctcccagagcctggccccagcatccctgggcatgcaggggctgccccagtggCACACGGGGTGACCGCTGCCCTCTGGCCAGCACCTGGGACTTGTGTACAGACTTGGGGTTGGAAAAGAAGCCACTGGTCTTGAAAGAGGGCAGCTGAAGCCCTGGTAAGGCCCAACCATGACAAGGAAAAACCcactcagtgctggggaaaacCATGCCTTCATCTTCCCTGCCTGCATTGCCCCAAGAAACATTATGAATCCAAAACAAACCAGGTGAGTGGAGCAGTCCAAGCCCTTTCTCACCTGCACACCAAACCGGTTGTGGCACAGGTTCTGGCCCCCCCTCTCTGCTACCCCCACCCACGGGTGTTTTTGTtgggctggctgccccagccccagccctgggcagagtggtgggcaaaggctgccagcagggctggaagctggctccccacccagccctgctgaaacGCAACTCAGCTGAAATCTCAGAGCCATCAAGGGCAGCAAAAGGGACAATCCCTGATGCCACACCCAGCTTGGGCTAGGAGATGTTGGGCCGTGAGATGCTGGCACcgggagcacagccctgtgtggACTCACCTGCAAAGTGAGTGTAGGCTGTGTCTTGCAGGTAGGTGCCACAGCCAAAGTCGATCAATTTGGCCTCCCTGGTGGCCAGGTCAACCAGGATGTTCCGTGGTTtgatgtccctgtgcaggaccccgcagctggtgcagtgccgcacggcctccagcacctggcggaACAGCTCCCGCGCCACCTCCTCGGACAGGAACCCCTGTGCCCGAATGAAATGGTGCAGGTCCTGAGACCGCTTTGGGCGCTCCAGCACCATCACGATGTCGTTGGGGAGCTCAAgccactccagcagctggacGACACCGGGGAAGCCAGTGGacaccttggccagcagcacgaCCTCCAGGGGTGCGCTGGTGCCGTCGGGCTGCGGGAGGAGCACGATGCCGTCAGTGGGGCTGAGGCCGTGCCGGGGCTCAGGAAGCCCTCGCCCAGCCCGGGATGCTCTGCGCCCTGCGCTGGCCCCACGCCCGCTCTCCCTCGAGCCGTCCCGGCGGCTTCCACCCTGCTGGGCCCCGGCTCATCCCCGCCCGAAGACGCTGCCGAAGCCGCCGCGGCCCAGCAGCGAACCCAGCCGGTACTGCTCCTGCAGGCCCTGCTGCGCCTTCCCTGCCGGCGGGACGCGGCTGTCAGCGCTCGGCCCGGGGCCAGGAGCGGCCCCCGAGCGCCCCTCAAGCGCCCCGGGCCGGCCATCCCCAGGCGTTCGCTCCTGGCAACGGGCCAgcggcggctcggggccggcggccgcgctgccgagCGGCGGAGCTCGGGCCGGGGAAGCCGCAGCGGAGGCAGCGGCAGCGGCTGCGCCGCCTGTGTCCTCCGCGGGGCCCGGGAGCAGCCGGCGCTGGGGCCGGGGCCTGTTTGCTCTTTCCAAGAACCTTTCCTGGAGAACGAGGTGCAGCTTCTGTCTCAAGAtgtgccaccagctgcagcttctcttggcATTCCACATGTGTGTGCAGCACAACTCTTGCAGCAAAGCAGGGCAAATGTTTAAAGAACTTGACagcttgttctttcttttccttgtggtCTGGGCAGTTGTGCCATTGGTAAGGATTTCATTGTTATTGTTCTACCCTAAGAAAACATGATGGTCTACCAGGAATAGTTAGGGAGCACAAGCCTGACTGAATTCAGAGAAAGAttctgcagagcctgcagccagaAATAGAGAGCTGTGTGATCATCATTGCAACATCCCCATGGACATCTTAAAAGTGATCTAGAAGATGACAGAGGGagtttgtttctgtgttcaGTTTAGATGCTTCTACATCTAGTGCACTGATATAAATCAGGAGTTCAATCAGTTCATGGAAAGCACCAGAACAAGCTGGAGCTCTCAGGAGATGACTGaaagaatctgaaaagaaaaatgcaggcaATGACTTGGTGGACTTTGTCTGTAAGAAGTGTAATTTTTCCCTTATAATTTGTAATCCATCTCCTCTGCAATTATCTTTTGGAAAAAGGCCATTTTCACCCCAGATTCCCCATGAAATGGGTAGCCTGAGCTTGTGGAAGTGCCTGAAAGATGCCCTGTTCCTCTGCAGGGTCACAGAGGCTgaaacaggagcaggagccctcTCTGGGGAAGCCTCCTCCGAGCTGGAATTTGTGccgtgctgggagaggaggaggaggagggggagaacgCTGGGCGctgtgtggcaggagcaggaggtttgGGCCGCAGGACATTCCGTCTGCGCCGCTGCCCCGCAATGGGCGGGAACGCTGTGGGGAAGACTGGGGGACACTGGAGTGGACTATGGATGCCACTGGGGGGAACTGGAAGGGCCTGGGAATGAACTGAGgtgtactgggagggactgggctgtactgggagggattggaggggcactggggttGTACTGGGGATGAACTGGGGATGCACTGGGCTGTACAGGGAGGGACTGGAGGGGTTGAATGGGCTGTTCCCGCCTCCACCGCCTCCCATTTGCTGAGGCTCCTGCCCATCATCACCCACAGCCAATCATCGCCGGGGATTGTGGCTTTGGGGGCGGTGCCTGGAGTCAGtgctgtcttttcttttgcctACAACTCCCATCATGCCTCGCAGCCCAATAGAGCCCCATTGGAGCCGGGACTACAACGCCCGTCATGCCCCGCGCTCCACAGAACCCCCGGTATCCGCCCCCATCTGTGCCGTAAGTGTCCCCCAGACCCTCCAGGATCCCCGAGTGACCCTCAGCGGCCATTTGGGACCCCCCACAATTTTACTGGCAAAGTacaaaaaagcaagaaacttTGGAAAAGGATTTAATACAACATCCAATCCAACATAAAACACCCTAGAAGTAACTTAATTGACTCAGCCCATTTAACCTGGAAACCTTTAAACACTTTAGTTGTTGAGGTACCCAAAAAATGTTCCATAGAAAGAGCatgagaaggagaggaaagagagaaagatgcAAAGACAGAAGCTCCATAGAAAGACACGCACgtggctcccagctcctggcgTTCCAGTGTGGGTGAGACACAAAccccaggagaaggcagagtCCATAGCAGGGGCTGACCTTGTGCTCTGTGTTTTAAGGCCCTGGGCCTTTGTGGGCCTCCCCCAGGTGGGATTTCTGATTGCTCGGGCAATCAGGGCTGGGTTagcgctgtcccctctgtgtgaCTGATTGACAGCTCAGCCCAAGGTGTCTTGGGACATCGATCTCATCCAGCCTCTGACAGCGACCACGGTGACACTGGGGAACCTTATGGAGCCATGGGTCAGTTGTGACAATGCAGGTCCAAGGACAccatggtgacactggggaacctcatggaactgtgaaaaacacattcactctcctgtgaaaatttacaaagtttaataaaggacaataggagacaaggaccataGAGCAAAGGTTAGTTTGGCCGGGTGCATCTTGacactcagccaagagcacaccCTTCTCTTTGGGGATTCCCCTTAAATGCCTTTTCTattacatcagcctgttgcatattcatagactCTTATGCATACCCATTAactaatttacattttccaggaactatttGACATGACCCCTCCTTGGGtctgcctttttagagcatgcctgtttcttggctgtggttttggctccttctctttatcacttccagtCCGGGTCCCGGCCCACACTGCCTTCAGACAGTGAATGCTGATCGTTGGCAGATCTGTACAGGcgtcctcatcctgtgttcactggatgttatcccatccaagcaggcattttaacacaagcatagCTACTTCACTACTATGCctaagc containing:
- the LOC128783150 gene encoding serine/threonine-protein kinase pim-1-like yields the protein MWNAKRSCSWWHILRQKLHLVLQERFLERANRPRPQRRLLPGPAEDTGGAAAAAASAAASPARAPPLGSAAAGPEPPLARCQERTPGDGRPGALEGRSGAAPGPGPSADSRVPPAGKAQQGLQEQYRLGSLLGRGGFGSGGSRRDGSRESGRGASAGRRASRAGRGLPEPRHGLSPTDGIVLLPQPDGTSAPLEVVLLAKVSTGFPGVVQLLEWLELPNDIVMVLERPKRSQDLHHFIRAQGFLSEEVARELFRQVLEAVRHCTSCGVLHRDIKPRNILVDLATREAKLIDFGCGTYLQDTAYTHFAGTRSYSPRNGCILAGTTASQLLSGPWASCCTRWSAGSILSGGARTSAGTISSRCHNGSLQSAKI